In Corylus avellana chromosome ca2, CavTom2PMs-1.0, the following proteins share a genomic window:
- the LOC132172912 gene encoding transcription factor UPBEAT1, which produces MGASPVQSLLASLDMKGLLQGNDQQSCSANGSPLGKKQRRSGGHAVKISKRRPTRVLMKRMARVGSRKHANAAVGRRVRTLKRLIPNGESMGSLDGLFREAADYIFSLQMRVRVMQIMVNALTNSDE; this is translated from the coding sequence ATGGGAGCTTCGCCTGTACAATCCCTCCTTGCTTCGCTTGACATGAAGGGTCTGCTCCAAGGAAATGATCAGCAAAGTTGCAGTGCAAATGGGTCGCCGTTAGGGAAGAAGCAAAGGAGATCAGGAGGGCATGCTGTTAAGATCAGCAAGAGGAGGCCTACGAGGGTTTTGATGAAGAGGATGGCGCGTGTAGGCTCAAGAAAGCATGCAAATGCTGCGGTTGGGAGAAGGGTTAGAACCCTGAAGAGGCTTATTCCCAACGGCGAGTCCATGGGCAGCTTGGATGGACTCTTCAGAGAGGCTGCTGATTACATATTCTCTTTACAAATGAGAGTGAGAGTCATGCAGATTATGGTTAATGCATTGACAAATTCTGATGAGTGA